Proteins from a genomic interval of Candidatus Rubidus massiliensis:
- the recA gene encoding Recombinase A, translated as MSQATDPEKKKALDLALSHIKKQFGEGAIMSFSKRSTERELSVIPTGALALDIALGVGGVPRGRVVEVFGPESSGKSTLALHIVANAQRNGGVAAYIDVEHALDPLYAQRIGVNIDDLLISQPDSGEEALNIAEMLARSNAIDVIIIDSVAALVPKSELEGEIGDQFVGLQARMMSQALRKLTASLSKSNTCAIFINQIREKIGVMYGNPETTTGGRALKFYSSVRLEIRRTAGVKGNDNNEIGNRVKVKVVKNKVAPPLRIAEFDILYNKGICQTGSAIDMGVSFNIIDKKGSWFSYKGQRLGQGRDSVKEELEKNPALLEEIEKQIKLYSKEKIDSISFKGSEEALAEELAGV; from the coding sequence ATGTCACAAGCCACGGATCCAGAAAAGAAAAAAGCCTTAGACTTAGCTTTAAGCCATATTAAAAAACAATTTGGTGAAGGGGCGATAATGTCTTTTAGCAAACGCTCGACTGAAAGAGAGCTCAGTGTGATACCTACAGGAGCTTTGGCTTTAGATATAGCCTTAGGAGTTGGTGGAGTGCCAAGAGGACGAGTTGTTGAAGTGTTTGGCCCTGAATCATCAGGAAAATCAACTTTAGCTTTACATATTGTTGCCAACGCGCAACGCAATGGAGGCGTTGCCGCTTACATTGACGTCGAGCACGCGTTAGATCCTCTTTACGCTCAAAGAATTGGGGTTAATATTGATGATTTGCTCATTTCTCAACCAGATAGCGGTGAAGAAGCGCTAAATATTGCGGAAATGCTCGCTCGCTCTAATGCAATAGATGTTATTATTATCGACTCTGTAGCGGCTTTAGTTCCAAAATCTGAGCTAGAAGGAGAAATTGGTGATCAATTTGTCGGTCTCCAAGCCCGCATGATGTCTCAGGCTTTAAGAAAACTTACTGCGTCTCTTTCAAAAAGCAATACGTGTGCCATTTTTATCAACCAAATTAGAGAAAAAATTGGTGTTATGTATGGCAACCCTGAAACAACAACAGGCGGAAGAGCTTTAAAATTTTATTCTTCTGTGCGTCTTGAAATCAGAAGAACCGCTGGAGTTAAAGGTAATGACAATAATGAAATAGGCAATCGCGTCAAAGTAAAAGTTGTAAAAAACAAAGTAGCTCCCCCTTTAAGGATCGCTGAATTTGATATTTTATACAACAAAGGTATTTGCCAAACAGGAAGCGCTATAGATATGGGTGTAAGTTTCAATATCATAGATAAAAAAGGTTCCTGGTTTAGTTACAAAGGACAGCGCCTAGGACAAGGTAGAGATTCTGTCAAAGAGGAACTAGAAAAAAATCCAGCCCTTTTAGAAGAAATTGAAAAACAAATTAAATTATATTCTAAAGAAAAAATTGATTCTATTTCGTTTAAAGGTTCAGAAGAAGCTTTAGCGGAAGAGTTAGCAGGGGTATAA
- the glmU gene encoding Bifunctional protein GlmU, with protein sequence MLKLRAYLDINLKLLKFSTKDLKFLNSKISKLVMNNFSPNYFINLSDLKHKELFSVSYIWEVIAKLEEYLSNYKLGKIEIDIPRGVYLENPELISIGRGTVLEPGAYIKGPVIIEANCVIRHGAYIRGNVIAEEGSLIGHATEAKNCFLSPGAHAAHFSYLGDSILGINVNLGAGTICSNVKLNREEITIKDQGKIYQTGLKKMGAVIGDGCQLGCNTVTNPGAIIGKKASSFPNSTIFGVVPANAIIKPHSFRKTEVEI encoded by the coding sequence ATGTTGAAATTAAGAGCTTATCTAGATATAAACTTGAAGTTACTCAAATTTTCGACCAAAGATTTGAAATTTCTGAATTCAAAAATTAGCAAATTAGTTATGAACAATTTTTCCCCAAATTATTTTATTAATCTTAGCGATCTTAAACATAAAGAATTGTTTTCAGTTTCTTACATTTGGGAAGTCATAGCAAAACTTGAAGAATATCTCTCTAATTATAAACTTGGAAAAATTGAAATTGATATTCCAAGAGGGGTTTATCTTGAAAATCCGGAGTTAATTTCTATTGGTAGAGGAACGGTTTTAGAACCGGGGGCATATATTAAAGGGCCGGTTATTATTGAAGCCAATTGTGTGATAAGACACGGCGCTTATATCAGAGGTAATGTAATAGCTGAAGAAGGGTCATTAATTGGTCATGCAACAGAAGCTAAAAATTGTTTTTTAAGCCCAGGCGCTCATGCCGCCCATTTTTCTTATCTTGGTGATTCAATTTTAGGTATAAATGTCAATCTAGGAGCTGGAACAATTTGCTCGAACGTTAAACTGAATAGAGAGGAAATCACCATAAAAGATCAAGGAAAAATCTATCAAACGGGTCTTAAAAAAATGGGAGCGGTTATTGGGGATGGTTGCCAATTGGGATGCAATACTGTTACAAATCCAGGAGCTATTATTGGAAAAAAGGCATCTTCCTTTCCCAATTCCACAATTTTTGGGGTTGTTCCGGCAAATGCAATTATAAAACCGCACTCTTTTAGGAAAACAGAAGTGGAAATATGA
- a CDS encoding Farnesyl diphosphate synthase, giving the protein MRIDFLKQYQETVENALKGYINAWSVKSTLRDACEYALLNGGKRFRPILVLLIAKSLPFQFDATQAALAVEFFHTASLIADDLPCMDDEELRRQKPALHKAFGEATAILASYSLIAAGYELLAANGELLKQKGLSQEKADRLIVLAMQNVSVNTGLNGASAGQYFDIYPSHFDLAEIFETIRKKTVTLFEISFVLGWLFGGGNPEKIDQVKNAAKHFGMAFQIADDFIDAQEDALQDRKINTVNLLGKNEAQILLDYHLESFTTTCENLELNHSVLFEMLEQLKAT; this is encoded by the coding sequence ATGAGAATAGATTTTTTAAAACAGTATCAAGAAACCGTAGAAAACGCCTTAAAAGGATATATTAATGCTTGGAGCGTCAAAAGCACTTTGCGAGATGCTTGTGAATATGCCCTGTTAAACGGTGGAAAAAGGTTTCGACCTATTTTAGTTCTTTTAATAGCTAAATCTCTCCCTTTCCAATTTGACGCGACGCAAGCGGCTTTAGCCGTAGAATTTTTTCATACAGCCTCTTTGATCGCAGATGATTTGCCATGCATGGATGATGAAGAGTTAAGAAGGCAAAAGCCGGCTTTACATAAAGCCTTTGGAGAAGCGACCGCTATCTTAGCCAGTTATTCCCTTATCGCAGCCGGATACGAGCTCCTAGCGGCCAATGGTGAGCTTTTAAAGCAAAAAGGTTTAAGCCAAGAGAAAGCCGATCGCTTAATCGTATTAGCTATGCAAAACGTTTCTGTTAATACGGGATTAAATGGAGCGTCAGCCGGGCAATACTTTGACATTTACCCTTCCCATTTTGATTTAGCAGAAATCTTTGAAACGATTAGAAAAAAAACAGTGACTCTTTTTGAAATTTCTTTTGTTTTAGGGTGGTTGTTTGGAGGTGGAAATCCTGAAAAAATAGATCAAGTTAAAAATGCTGCAAAACACTTTGGCATGGCTTTTCAAATAGCGGATGATTTTATCGACGCACAAGAAGATGCTCTTCAAGATCGAAAAATAAATACGGTGAATCTTCTTGGAAAAAACGAAGCTCAGATATTATTGGATTATCATTTAGAATCTTTTACAACAACTTGCGAGAATTTAGAACTGAATCATTCCGTATTATTTGAAATGCTAGAACAGCTTAAGGCTACCTAG
- the kstR2 gene encoding HTH-type transcriptional repressor KstR2, translated as MKRIIKNPAERRAEIVRTARDLFLTKDYDRTTMQDFMNHLGIAKGTIYHYFKSKEELLEAVVEDIVNQHIEEMNILIQKTTGNALQKLQALIEAGNKVEAPLVLEKLHERGNESMHTRILVATLMKQAPLYAKLIQQGCEEGLFETNYPLECAEFILSGIQFLTDLGISPWTEEDLMRRIKAFPKLIEQLLQAPSNSFQFMLKNGRYIN; from the coding sequence ATGAAAAGAATAATTAAAAATCCTGCCGAACGAAGAGCAGAAATAGTCAGAACAGCTCGTGATTTATTCCTCACAAAGGATTATGACAGGACCACAATGCAAGATTTCATGAATCATCTGGGTATTGCTAAAGGGACGATTTATCATTACTTTAAGTCAAAAGAAGAGCTCTTAGAAGCGGTTGTGGAAGATATTGTAAATCAACATATTGAGGAAATGAATATTCTAATTCAAAAGACTACCGGGAATGCTCTGCAAAAATTACAAGCCCTTATTGAAGCTGGTAATAAAGTAGAAGCCCCTTTAGTTTTAGAAAAACTTCATGAAAGAGGAAATGAGTCTATGCATACTAGAATATTGGTCGCTACTTTAATGAAGCAGGCTCCTTTATATGCCAAATTAATTCAGCAAGGATGTGAAGAAGGACTATTTGAAACCAATTATCCTTTAGAATGTGCCGAATTTATTCTTTCCGGTATTCAATTTTTGACCGATTTAGGTATTTCTCCTTGGACAGAAGAAGATCTAATGCGAAGAATAAAAGCTTTTCCTAAACTGATTGAACAGTTGCTGCAAGCACCGTCAAATTCATTTCAATTTATGTTAAAAAATGGCCGGTATATTAATTAA
- a CDS encoding 6-hydroxynicotinate 3-monooxygenase precursor: protein MKNKNILISGAGVAGLTLAFWLKRFGFNPTLVEKHPTLRLGGYKIDIRGVALEILKRMEIYSLVAEHRTAISHAVFVDKAGKQVSQVSADFCGTRMEGVDLEIMRGNLCLIMKDALGEVECLFDDTVTHIAQGINGVTVRFEKHTPRLFDLVIGTDGLHSTIRKLTFGDEFIFSREFGVYLSVFSIPNFLNLDACEIEHHSFRKFVNLYRDGNDINAKVAMAFSIDKPFYSRDQNEQKKLIEEIFANSDWEMSRILEAMKDSSDFYFDSMAQIHMPLWSKDRVTLVGDAAYSATPMSGQGTSIAIAGAYVLAGELSDAEGDYQVAFSNYEKLIRPFVEKNQALAHVSARIMKGSFYSVWLHKIASIMPAKVLHYFKNLALNRTTKAANALILKEYNEKNN, encoded by the coding sequence TTGAAAAACAAAAATATACTCATTTCAGGTGCGGGCGTCGCCGGTCTTACCCTGGCTTTTTGGTTGAAGAGGTTTGGATTTAATCCGACACTTGTAGAAAAACATCCTACTTTGCGCCTAGGAGGCTATAAAATAGATATTCGAGGCGTGGCACTCGAAATTCTTAAACGTATGGAAATTTATTCCTTGGTCGCAGAACATCGAACTGCCATATCCCACGCGGTCTTTGTGGATAAGGCAGGTAAACAAGTTTCTCAAGTAAGTGCTGATTTTTGTGGTACTCGAATGGAAGGCGTCGATCTTGAAATTATGAGGGGAAATCTTTGTTTAATCATGAAAGATGCCCTTGGTGAAGTTGAATGTCTTTTTGATGACACTGTAACTCATATTGCACAAGGTATAAACGGAGTTACGGTTAGATTCGAAAAACACACCCCTCGTTTATTTGACCTAGTCATTGGAACAGATGGTTTGCATTCTACTATACGAAAGTTAACATTTGGTGATGAATTCATTTTTTCCAGGGAATTTGGGGTGTATTTATCAGTTTTTTCCATTCCCAATTTCCTCAATTTAGATGCTTGTGAAATCGAGCACCATTCTTTTCGAAAATTTGTCAATCTTTACAGAGATGGAAACGATATCAATGCTAAGGTAGCAATGGCTTTTTCAATTGATAAGCCATTTTATTCTCGCGATCAAAATGAACAGAAAAAATTAATTGAAGAAATTTTTGCCAATTCTGACTGGGAAATGTCGAGAATTCTCGAAGCAATGAAAGATAGCTCTGATTTTTACTTTGATTCTATGGCACAGATTCATATGCCTCTTTGGTCCAAAGACCGTGTTACATTAGTTGGAGATGCGGCTTATTCAGCTACACCTATGTCAGGTCAAGGAACCAGTATCGCTATCGCTGGAGCTTATGTTCTTGCAGGAGAGCTTTCAGATGCTGAAGGTGATTATCAAGTTGCTTTTTCAAATTACGAAAAATTAATAAGACCATTTGTCGAAAAGAATCAAGCTTTAGCTCATGTGAGTGCTCGCATTATGAAGGGTTCTTTTTACAGCGTTTGGCTTCATAAAATTGCATCCATCATGCCTGCAAAAGTACTCCATTATTTTAAAAACTTAGCATTGAATCGAACAACAAAGGCCGCAAATGCGCTTATTCTAAAGGAATATAATGAAAAGAATAATTAA
- a CDS encoding 5-formyltetrahydrofolate cyclo-ligase family protein encodes MENLRLKTKQELRNHWKKIRASISCKRKKEAAYALTELKNTFQNGLVLSYVSFATELNTYYINQILLKKKILCLPKIVSQELAFYQITNYDQLKLNSFGILEPDEKLSKPITCEQITDVIVPGLCFDPLHHRLGYGKGFYDKTLQKWNHTFVTHGCGFFEQFSSLHLPVNNFDYPLNNVFLF; translated from the coding sequence ATGGAAAACCTACGATTGAAAACTAAACAAGAATTGCGAAACCATTGGAAAAAAATAAGGGCTTCAATTTCCTGCAAACGAAAAAAGGAAGCCGCCTATGCGCTCACGGAGCTTAAAAATACTTTTCAAAATGGATTAGTTCTGTCTTATGTTAGTTTTGCAACAGAGTTGAACACCTATTATATAAATCAAATTTTGCTAAAAAAAAAGATTCTTTGTTTACCAAAAATTGTATCTCAAGAACTTGCTTTCTACCAGATCACAAATTACGATCAATTAAAACTAAATTCTTTCGGAATTTTAGAACCTGATGAGAAGCTCTCTAAACCCATTACTTGTGAACAAATTACAGATGTTATTGTTCCAGGCCTTTGTTTTGATCCACTTCACCACCGTTTAGGCTATGGGAAAGGATTTTATGACAAAACCCTACAAAAGTGGAATCACACTTTTGTCACGCATGGATGTGGCTTTTTTGAACAATTTTCTTCACTCCATTTGCCAGTAAATAATTTTGATTATCCTTTAAACAATGTTTTTCTTTTTTAG
- a CDS encoding nucleoside triphosphate pyrophosphohydrolase yields the protein MKFQILKNKLRDEVKKKIFDGFGSQAIESTGINGLEEDPISFEIFHDQEFVGAIVVQCFWGQLHIKYLFVEKHYRGQGIARELMNYALEFGKKQGYHFAFVETMSFQAPEFYQKMGFKIEFSRSGYAKDTCFHYLKKNLKDEVDTATREEVTRLGVYGVSIKDGNILLVYQKKGPYAGKLDFPGGGIEFGESPEQALRREFVEEVAMDFNSLQLIENITTTVKVPLSSSNQAYTFFHIGMIYQVSGCRCIEKHTVGELNHVWTNPNTLAQDQCSSLLWKFLQKQL from the coding sequence ATGAAATTTCAAATTCTAAAAAATAAACTTCGTGATGAAGTCAAAAAAAAGATTTTTGATGGATTTGGGAGCCAAGCTATTGAGTCTACCGGCATTAATGGCCTAGAAGAAGATCCGATATCTTTCGAAATTTTCCATGATCAAGAGTTTGTTGGAGCTATAGTCGTGCAATGTTTTTGGGGACAGCTGCATATCAAATATCTTTTTGTGGAAAAGCATTATCGAGGCCAAGGAATTGCGCGTGAGCTAATGAATTATGCTCTCGAATTTGGAAAGAAGCAAGGTTACCATTTTGCATTTGTGGAGACAATGAGTTTTCAAGCTCCTGAGTTCTATCAAAAGATGGGCTTTAAAATTGAATTTTCCAGATCAGGATATGCAAAGGATACTTGCTTTCACTATCTTAAGAAAAATTTAAAAGATGAAGTCGATACAGCAACGAGAGAAGAAGTAACAAGATTGGGCGTGTATGGAGTTTCAATAAAAGATGGAAATATATTGCTAGTATACCAAAAAAAAGGTCCTTATGCAGGGAAGCTAGATTTTCCAGGTGGAGGCATTGAATTTGGAGAGTCTCCAGAGCAGGCGTTGCGTCGAGAATTTGTGGAAGAAGTTGCAATGGATTTTAATTCTTTGCAATTGATAGAAAACATTACTACAACAGTTAAAGTTCCTCTTTCTTCCTCAAACCAAGCTTACACGTTTTTCCATATCGGGATGATCTATCAAGTAAGTGGCTGTCGATGTATTGAAAAGCACACAGTGGGGGAATTAAACCATGTTTGGACCAATCCTAACACTCTTGCTCAAGATCAATGTTCCAGTTTGCTATGGAAATTTTTGCAAAAACAGTTGTAA
- the rlmCD_1 gene encoding 23S rRNA (uracil-C(5))-methyltransferase RlmCD: MNKFSQKKLCSHFPHCPSCQMQQIEESALYQKALNFFAKQKIKYEYTEGQGTGWRRRAKLAVRWQKKALCIGLYEPGTHKVINIDNCAAHDPLINSAIKLFKAWVSEEGLQAYDEDKRTGLIKYIQLEVERMTQTVRLTIVLHADQIDESFKTKIIRLYEKESIWHSIWINCNLTITNTIFGKKWELICGKKFLWENYDNLKVAFLPSNFMQANAEMYACLLEDIYNQLTQKTNVEEFYAGVGTIGLKIVEKANQVHCCELDDSSKASFEVAKNVLPLANQSKIEFVVASAKDIANRLLECETAIFDPPRKGLDKELLTQIAKSTTLKEIHYVSCGWDSFERDTYQLISLGWQIKFAKIYWFFPGTDHIETYVVFKKN; this comes from the coding sequence ATGAACAAGTTTTCCCAAAAAAAGTTATGTTCACATTTTCCACATTGCCCAAGTTGTCAGATGCAACAGATCGAGGAGTCTGCTCTTTATCAAAAGGCCCTAAATTTTTTTGCAAAACAAAAAATTAAGTATGAATATACAGAGGGGCAAGGAACTGGTTGGAGAAGAAGAGCAAAATTAGCCGTTCGTTGGCAAAAAAAGGCCCTTTGCATTGGTTTATATGAACCTGGTACTCACAAAGTGATTAACATCGACAACTGTGCTGCTCATGATCCCTTAATAAATTCTGCCATTAAGTTGTTTAAGGCGTGGGTTAGTGAGGAAGGTTTACAAGCGTATGATGAAGATAAACGAACGGGATTGATAAAATACATTCAATTAGAAGTGGAACGAATGACCCAGACTGTTCGTTTGACAATCGTTCTTCACGCAGACCAAATAGATGAATCATTCAAAACAAAAATTATAAGATTATATGAAAAAGAGAGTATTTGGCATTCCATTTGGATTAATTGCAACTTGACAATTACGAATACTATTTTTGGCAAAAAATGGGAGCTCATTTGTGGAAAAAAATTTTTATGGGAAAATTATGATAACCTTAAAGTGGCCTTTCTCCCATCTAATTTTATGCAAGCAAATGCCGAAATGTATGCGTGTCTTTTAGAAGACATATACAATCAACTGACCCAAAAGACAAATGTGGAAGAATTTTATGCAGGTGTTGGCACAATTGGTTTAAAAATTGTGGAAAAAGCTAATCAAGTGCATTGCTGTGAACTCGATGATTCTTCTAAGGCTAGTTTTGAAGTCGCCAAAAATGTTTTACCATTAGCAAATCAATCAAAAATAGAATTTGTTGTAGCTTCTGCCAAAGACATAGCCAATCGCTTATTAGAGTGTGAAACCGCCATTTTTGATCCTCCACGCAAGGGATTAGATAAAGAACTATTAACTCAGATAGCAAAATCTACAACACTTAAAGAAATCCATTACGTCTCTTGTGGATGGGACAGTTTTGAAAGGGATACTTATCAATTAATCTCTTTGGGATGGCAAATAAAATTTGCTAAGATTTACTGGTTTTTCCCAGGAACGGACCATATTGAAACCTATGTTGTCTTCAAAAAAAATTAA